The sequence below is a genomic window from Tachysurus vachellii isolate PV-2020 chromosome 2, HZAU_Pvac_v1, whole genome shotgun sequence.
TGCCCTCATCTTTCTCCCAGAGCAGGAATCACAGGCCACATCTCCAGGTCTGGCGTCGCTCTGAGGAGGATGAGCATAACTCATCGCCGCATGCTGCTGAGTGAGTACCACGTTAGCCAGAGTGAAGTTCAGGTTCAGTGCAGGATGAGATATAAACATCTCCCTACACTGAGGACAGGGGTAGCCTCCTGTAGAGGATATTTTGCTCCAGTAGGATTCGATGCAGGTCCTGCAGAAGCTGTGTCCACAGGGGATGGTCACAGGCTCCTTTAGCATGTATTTACACACTGAACACCTCAAGTGTTCCATCATCATCAGACTGGTGAACGACTCCCTGGGTTTCATATATAAAATAGAGCAATGAGTCAATTCTATTGGTTATATTTACTGAATGTAATCAAaacctttctttatttttctggtTAGGAAAAAAATCTAGTCAAGCTGAGATGAGAAGACATGAGATATGAGAGGCAGTCAGTGCTTAAAACACCTACACGGCTGCCAATCACTCCAGATTAATGAGGATTTACTTTTTGGGCAAACTTTGAATTTATCTGATTCAACTCAGTTAGTGGTTTTATGTTACTGACCTGCACAGATGAGCGAATAAAACCTTGAGACATAGGAAATGATCCATACCTGCTATTGAATGTGCCGGGTAGATCCATCGACTGCTCAGATTGAACAGATCCCAGTGTTGGTGTTGGAGACATTTGACCAATTACTCTGGTTCAAATCAAAATATCAGTATTACAAAACCTGATGATAAACCTgcagaaatagatagataatatcTGCAAAGTCTGCACTTACCTCGCATCTGCGTCTTGGCTGAACATTAATGGATCGGTCATCGACTGGTCACTTTTCATGGAACAGTATGAAGCAGCTGGTGAAATCGGTGCGAAACGGGACTCCCTGAGGTTCACACACAAGAACAAACGCTGACCTCACATTTATCTAACCTTCCATGGCTATAGTGCCtgtgtcatgtgacatcacatgCTATGCTTTAATAATCTGTGACAGCTTGTGCTTATTAGCAGCAGGATCAACTTCAGGATCATCTGAAATCGTTATGTCCaaattatcatttatttctctctcgaTCCAAAGGACAAACATGCTCACGTCTACAGTCATCAGCTTCACCTGAATACACACTTATCTAATACACCTGGAAGAGCTGCTTCTCAAACAAGACATTTTTAGGAgaacagataataaagacttacCTAAGAAAACCTATTAttctggtctgtaactggtctgttCCATGGTCACTGCACAT
It includes:
- the LOC132841966 gene encoding E3 ubiquitin/ISG15 ligase TRIM25-like isoform X1, whose protein sequence is MCSDHGTDQLQTRIIGFLRESRFAPISPAASYCSMKSDQSMTDPLMFSQDADARVIGQMSPTPTLGSVQSEQSMDLPGTFNSRESFTSLMMMEHLRCSVCKYMLKEPVTIPCGHSFCRTCIESYWSKISSTGGYPCPQCREMFISHPALNLNFTLANVVLTQQHAAMSYAHPPQSDARPGDVACDSCSGRKMRAVKSCLTCRESFCEAHVRQHYTVEALQKHTLMEPKKIAETQTLKQHQSLSLSLTHTNCCQ
- the LOC132841966 gene encoding uncharacterized protein LOC132841966 isoform X2, whose protein sequence is MCSDHGTDQLQTRIIGFLRESRFAPISPAASYCSMKSDQSMTDPLMFSQDADARVIGQMSPTPTLGSVQSEQSMDLPGTFNSR